From Phenylobacterium immobile (ATCC 35973), a single genomic window includes:
- the groES gene encoding co-chaperone GroES yields the protein MAFRPLGDRVLVKRVEEEEKTKGGIIIPDSAKEKPQEGEVIATGPGARDDSGKIQPLDVKTGDRILFGKWSGTEVRLEGQDLLIMKESDILGVVS from the coding sequence ATGGCGTTTCGTCCCCTCGGAGACCGCGTCCTCGTCAAGCGTGTCGAGGAAGAGGAAAAGACCAAGGGCGGGATCATCATTCCCGACTCCGCGAAGGAAAAGCCGCAGGAAGGCGAAGTGATCGCCACCGGCCCCGGCGCCCGCGATGACAGCGGCAAGATCCAGCCCCTCGACGTTAAGACGGGCGACCGCATCCTGTTCGGCAAGTGGTCGGGCACCGAGGTTCGCCTCGAAGGCCAAGACCTGCTGATCATGAAGGAAAGCGACATCCTGGGCGTGGTCTCCTGA
- a CDS encoding peptidylprolyl isomerase, whose protein sequence is MTHRPIDRRHLMLGAGAGLALPGVALAAAKPRVVIRTALGSIICELENQRAPLTTANFLKYVDAKSFDGGSFYRAARSAGRLDKDGTIVGQPPPNVRPFPPIRHESTTRTGLKHLNGTISLGRFAPGTATNNFFICVGDQPYLDAHPEDKSGDDNLGYAAFGQVVSGMPLVERILAMPTAGATKFKDQRGQWLTKPVIFTSVRRG, encoded by the coding sequence ATGACCCACCGTCCGATCGATCGCCGCCACCTAATGCTGGGCGCGGGCGCTGGCCTTGCGCTGCCGGGAGTCGCCCTGGCGGCCGCCAAGCCGCGCGTCGTGATCCGGACGGCGCTCGGCAGCATCATCTGCGAGCTTGAAAACCAGAGGGCGCCGCTGACCACGGCCAACTTCCTCAAGTACGTCGACGCGAAGTCCTTCGACGGTGGCAGCTTCTATCGCGCGGCGCGCTCCGCCGGTCGCTTGGACAAGGACGGCACCATCGTCGGCCAGCCGCCGCCCAATGTTCGTCCCTTCCCGCCGATCCGCCACGAGAGCACGACCCGGACGGGGCTCAAGCACCTGAACGGGACGATTTCGCTGGGCCGGTTCGCGCCTGGCACAGCGACCAACAATTTCTTCATCTGCGTCGGCGACCAGCCCTATCTCGATGCCCACCCGGAAGACAAAAGCGGCGACGACAACCTGGGTTACGCCGCCTTCGGCCAGGTCGTCTCCGGCATGCCGCTAGTGGAACGCATCCTCGCCATGCCCACCGCCGGCGCCACCAAGTTCAAGGACCAGCGCGGCCAGTGGCTGACCAAGCCGGTGATCTTCACGAGCGTTAGGCGGGGCTGA
- a CDS encoding 5-formyltetrahydrofolate cyclo-ligase translates to MNPDDKRLLRARMRKVRAALAAADPSASDRAAERMPLDRLPAYSTFSGYRAAGSEMDPQPLMTRLLETGAVSTLPVATRGAPLAFRAWRPGEALAPDSFGVPAPLENATLVVPQLVICPLLAFDRAGGRLGQGGGHYDRALAALRATGPVFVLGLAYAGQEVEELALEAHDQRLDAILTETGYIVVG, encoded by the coding sequence GTGAACCCTGACGACAAGCGCTTGTTGCGCGCCCGGATGCGCAAGGTGCGCGCCGCCCTCGCCGCCGCCGATCCCAGCGCCAGCGACCGCGCGGCGGAGCGAATGCCCCTCGATCGTCTGCCGGCCTATTCCACTTTCAGCGGCTATCGCGCGGCCGGATCGGAAATGGATCCCCAGCCGCTGATGACCCGCCTCCTGGAAACGGGGGCGGTCAGCACCCTGCCCGTCGCGACCCGAGGCGCGCCTCTGGCCTTTCGCGCTTGGCGACCGGGCGAAGCCTTGGCGCCCGACAGCTTCGGCGTGCCTGCGCCGCTCGAGAACGCCACGCTCGTCGTCCCCCAGCTGGTGATCTGCCCGCTCCTCGCTTTCGACCGCGCAGGCGGGCGGTTGGGCCAGGGCGGCGGCCACTATGATCGAGCCCTGGCGGCCTTGCGCGCGACGGGCCCTGTTTTCGTGCTGGGCCTGGCTTACGCGGGCCAGGAAGTCGAGGAACTTGCGCTGGAGGCCCACGACCAGCGCCTCGACGCCATCCTGACCGAGACGGGCTACATCGTCGTCGGGTAA
- a CDS encoding TIGR00282 family metallophosphoesterase codes for MKFAFFGDVVGRSGRDGVAEHLPGLKRDLGLDFVIVNAENAAAGFGITESTARELFDAGADCLTLGNHSWDQKEALTYIVREPRLIRPLNYPVLASAPGRGVQLFETQAGHRVVVINLLGRVHMDALDDPFAAVDKALEASPLGMVSDAIIVDMHAEATSEKMAMGHFCDGRASLVVGTHTHVPTADCQILTGGTAYQTDAGACADYDSVIGNQKEEPLRRFTTRISGGRYRPAEGPATICGVYVETDPKTGLARRVEPIRMGGRLSQTVPLPQGA; via the coding sequence ATGAAATTTGCGTTCTTCGGTGATGTGGTTGGCCGGTCCGGCCGCGACGGCGTGGCGGAGCACCTGCCTGGGCTGAAGCGCGACCTTGGCCTCGACTTTGTGATCGTCAACGCCGAGAACGCCGCCGCCGGTTTCGGCATCACCGAATCCACCGCGCGGGAGCTTTTTGACGCCGGAGCGGATTGCCTAACGCTCGGCAACCACTCCTGGGACCAGAAGGAAGCCCTGACCTACATCGTCCGCGAGCCGCGTCTGATCCGGCCCCTTAACTATCCGGTCCTGGCCTCGGCGCCCGGCCGCGGCGTGCAGCTGTTTGAGACCCAGGCTGGCCATCGCGTCGTGGTCATCAATCTGCTGGGCCGCGTGCACATGGACGCCCTGGACGATCCCTTCGCCGCCGTGGACAAGGCGCTTGAGGCCTCGCCGCTGGGCATGGTGTCCGACGCGATCATCGTCGACATGCACGCTGAAGCCACGTCCGAGAAGATGGCCATGGGTCACTTCTGCGACGGCCGCGCCAGTCTGGTTGTCGGCACCCACACCCATGTGCCGACCGCCGACTGCCAGATCCTGACGGGCGGCACCGCCTACCAGACCGACGCCGGCGCCTGCGCCGACTACGACAGCGTCATCGGCAACCAGAAGGAAGAACCGCTACGTCGGTTCACCACCCGCATCTCCGGCGGCCGTTACAGACCCGCCGAGGGACCGGCGACCATTTGCGGCGTGTATGTCGAGACCGACCCGAAAACCGGCCTCGCCCGCCGGGTCGAGCCGATCCGCATGGGCGGGCGCCTCTCGCAAACCGTGCCCCTGCCGCAGGGCGCCTGA
- a CDS encoding TonB family protein: protein MKVLDEGLVRLVALITTSVLFAGSHPPSAVAQFRYNYRTVPSRGSIDAVWPIEARRAGLTGSAAMVCDIERDKPANCKIISEHPAGQGFGDGLLRLGVVMSLWPMTPRGCMAYFNHMVFSVDWPLNPEAPRATRWPNEREMGAAFPAAAWKAQQKGEAVLDCAVSESGALADCRIAHEAPEGYGFGAALLSLTPKMVLQPAKPGAALPKRMVVPMNFVPTIGPSLNCRR from the coding sequence ATGAAGGTTTTGGATGAGGGACTGGTCCGCCTCGTCGCGTTGATAACGACATCGGTGCTATTCGCGGGATCTCACCCACCATCGGCGGTCGCGCAATTTCGCTACAACTATAGGACAGTGCCGAGCCGCGGCTCGATCGATGCTGTTTGGCCAATCGAAGCCCGTCGCGCCGGATTAACTGGCTCCGCTGCGATGGTCTGCGACATCGAACGTGATAAGCCGGCAAACTGCAAAATTATTAGCGAGCATCCCGCCGGACAGGGTTTCGGCGACGGACTCCTTCGTCTGGGCGTCGTGATGAGCCTCTGGCCCATGACGCCACGCGGGTGCATGGCTTACTTCAACCACATGGTCTTCTCTGTGGACTGGCCGTTGAATCCCGAGGCGCCCAGGGCGACGCGGTGGCCAAACGAGCGTGAGATGGGCGCCGCCTTTCCCGCTGCGGCGTGGAAAGCGCAGCAAAAGGGCGAGGCCGTCTTGGACTGCGCCGTATCTGAAAGCGGTGCGCTGGCCGACTGTCGCATCGCTCATGAGGCGCCGGAGGGCTACGGCTTTGGCGCCGCGTTACTTTCGCTAACGCCGAAGATGGTGCTCCAACCGGCGAAGCCTGGAGCCGCGTTGCCCAAACGCATGGTTGTCCCCATGAACTTCGTGCCAACGATTGGCCCCTCGTTGAATTGCCGCCGGTGA
- the rsmD gene encoding 16S rRNA (guanine(966)-N(2))-methyltransferase RsmD, translating to MRIVAGEFRGRTLAAPPGALTRPTADRARQAVFNILEHAPWSTGLQGRRVIDLFAGSGALGLESLSRGAGFALFIETDEMARGAIRDNIDALGLFGRTRVHRRDATALGLRPGADGPSFNLAFLDPPYGKGLGEQALAGLIEGDWLAKDALVVFERGAEEPDILAPGYEGLDVRDYGAARVHFLKLAGG from the coding sequence TTGCGAATTGTAGCGGGTGAATTTCGTGGCCGGACCCTGGCCGCGCCACCGGGGGCGTTGACACGACCGACCGCAGATCGGGCGCGCCAGGCGGTGTTCAACATCCTTGAGCACGCGCCCTGGTCAACCGGCCTGCAAGGCAGGCGTGTCATCGACCTCTTCGCCGGCTCAGGCGCACTCGGTCTTGAGTCGCTATCCCGCGGCGCGGGGTTCGCGCTCTTCATAGAGACCGACGAGATGGCGCGCGGGGCGATTCGCGACAATATCGACGCGCTTGGCCTTTTCGGCCGAACCCGCGTGCATCGGCGCGACGCCACCGCCCTGGGCCTGCGGCCTGGCGCCGATGGCCCGTCGTTCAACCTGGCGTTCCTGGATCCGCCCTACGGCAAGGGGCTGGGCGAACAGGCGCTCGCCGGTTTGATCGAGGGCGACTGGTTGGCGAAGGACGCCCTGGTCGTCTTCGAGCGCGGGGCCGAGGAACCCGACATCTTGGCCCCAGGGTACGAAGGTCTCGACGTCCGCGACTATGGCGCGGCCCGCGTCCACTTCCTGAAGCTCGCCGGCGGCTAG
- a CDS encoding pseudouridine synthase, whose amino-acid sequence MVHDPLRTGAYRPGQARPHQDNGEDDGDDDVILAAGGEGERVAKALARAGVASRRDVERLIAEGRVALNGQTLTTPAVKVEPGDILTVDGEVVGDAEPTRLFRYHKPVGLVTSHKDPQGRPTVFANLPGELPRLISVGRLDINTEGLLLLTNDGELARALELPATALPRRYRARAHGRITQAKLDTLKAGVTVEGVHYGPIEATLDKAKEGPAGANLWITITLAEGKNREVRRVLESVGLKVNRLLRLSYGPFALGTLEPGEVDEIGPRVLREQMVDYIDPANMPAGERPLYRRPATPNRPRRTPADAMVPSPPEAPQKKVYKAGWAKAKPKASPHGVGKSRPFVEKDKAASPIYAKPALGKNGRPLKPGEARPVKYFYSDGKPPSGNSPRKKGKPPAAAKPGRSVIRPTKAVPSTGRGFQRPKPERAASDRSGPANTAGAAAPTVSRPARPGRKPGPKPGAKPGRGGPDGGR is encoded by the coding sequence ATGGTCCACGATCCCCTACGAACCGGCGCCTATCGCCCAGGTCAAGCCCGGCCTCATCAAGACAATGGCGAAGACGACGGCGATGACGACGTCATCCTTGCCGCCGGCGGCGAGGGCGAACGCGTCGCCAAGGCGCTCGCCCGCGCCGGAGTCGCCTCGCGCCGCGACGTAGAACGGCTGATCGCCGAGGGTCGCGTGGCGCTCAACGGCCAGACGCTGACGACGCCGGCGGTCAAGGTTGAACCCGGCGACATCCTGACGGTGGACGGCGAAGTGGTCGGCGACGCCGAGCCGACGCGGCTGTTCCGCTATCACAAGCCGGTTGGCCTGGTGACCTCGCACAAGGACCCGCAGGGTCGACCAACGGTGTTCGCCAATCTGCCCGGCGAACTTCCGCGTCTGATCTCGGTCGGCCGGCTCGATATCAACACCGAAGGCCTGCTGCTGCTCACCAACGACGGCGAACTGGCGCGCGCTCTGGAGCTGCCGGCGACGGCCCTGCCGCGGCGCTACCGAGCGCGCGCCCACGGCCGGATCACCCAGGCCAAGCTCGACACCCTGAAGGCCGGCGTCACCGTCGAAGGTGTCCACTACGGCCCGATCGAAGCTACGTTGGACAAGGCCAAAGAGGGCCCAGCCGGCGCCAACCTGTGGATCACCATCACCCTGGCCGAGGGCAAGAACCGCGAAGTCCGCCGCGTGCTGGAATCCGTCGGCTTGAAGGTGAACCGCCTGCTGCGCCTCTCCTACGGACCGTTTGCGCTCGGCACGTTAGAACCTGGCGAGGTGGACGAGATCGGTCCGCGGGTCCTGCGTGAGCAGATGGTCGACTATATCGACCCCGCGAACATGCCGGCGGGTGAGCGGCCGCTCTACCGGCGACCAGCGACGCCCAACCGGCCTCGCCGCACGCCCGCCGACGCCATGGTCCCTTCTCCGCCTGAGGCGCCGCAAAAGAAGGTCTACAAGGCCGGCTGGGCGAAGGCGAAGCCGAAGGCCAGTCCGCACGGCGTTGGCAAAAGCCGGCCCTTCGTAGAGAAGGACAAGGCGGCCTCGCCGATCTACGCCAAGCCGGCCCTGGGCAAGAACGGCAGGCCGTTGAAGCCTGGCGAGGCGCGGCCGGTGAAGTATTTCTACTCCGATGGAAAGCCTCCTTCCGGCAATTCGCCGCGCAAGAAGGGCAAGCCTCCGGCCGCGGCCAAGCCGGGCCGCAGCGTCATCCGACCCACAAAGGCCGTCCCATCGACCGGGCGAGGCTTCCAGCGCCCCAAACCGGAACGCGCCGCCTCGGACCGCTCAGGTCCTGCCAATACGGCCGGCGCCGCCGCGCCGACCGTTTCGCGTCCCGCACGACCCGGTCGCAAGCCCGGCCCCAAACCCGGCGCCAAGCCTGGCCGTGGCGGACCCGACGGAGGCCGCTAA
- the tadA gene encoding tRNA adenosine(34) deaminase TadA — protein sequence MRIALEAAQAAADAGETPVGAVVFDIVTGEVIAQAANRPIASHDPTAHAEILALRAAAQKLGNYRLTGLGLAVTLEPCAMCAGAVSHARIGRLVFGATDPKGGAVVSGPKFFDQPTCHWRPEVVAGVLAEEASVLLKSFFRARRGTRI from the coding sequence ATGCGCATCGCCCTTGAGGCGGCGCAAGCCGCAGCCGACGCAGGCGAGACGCCCGTCGGCGCCGTCGTCTTCGATATCGTCACTGGCGAAGTAATCGCTCAAGCCGCGAACCGCCCGATCGCAAGCCACGATCCGACCGCCCACGCCGAGATCTTGGCCTTGCGGGCGGCGGCCCAAAAGCTCGGCAACTACCGGTTGACCGGCCTAGGCCTGGCGGTGACCCTTGAGCCTTGCGCGATGTGCGCGGGCGCCGTCAGCCATGCGCGCATCGGTCGGCTGGTGTTCGGGGCGACGGACCCGAAGGGCGGCGCAGTGGTCTCCGGGCCGAAATTCTTCGACCAGCCGACTTGCCACTGGCGCCCGGAGGTTGTCGCAGGCGTGCTCGCTGAAGAGGCGTCCGTGCTGCTAAAAAGCTTCTTCCGGGCGCGTCGGGGGACTCGCATTTGA
- a CDS encoding iron chaperone, with protein MSDKAPANVDAYIAAAPQAAQAKLAELRDFIRATLPHAEERIWYRVPFYWVDGRELTGLSVAKAHVTFGFPLGALSAEDRAALKAKGYKTGKQTLQIGFEQALPKAEIKRALRPA; from the coding sequence ATGAGCGACAAGGCGCCCGCCAATGTGGACGCCTACATCGCCGCCGCGCCGCAGGCCGCCCAGGCCAAGCTCGCCGAACTGCGCGACTTCATCCGCGCGACCCTGCCCCACGCGGAGGAGCGCATCTGGTATCGCGTGCCCTTCTACTGGGTGGATGGTCGCGAACTCACCGGCCTCTCCGTCGCCAAGGCCCACGTCACCTTCGGCTTTCCCCTCGGCGCACTTAGCGCCGAGGATCGCGCGGCGTTGAAAGCCAAGGGCTACAAGACCGGCAAACAAACCCTGCAGATCGGCTTCGAGCAGGCGCTGCCGAAGGCTGAGATCAAGCGTGCGCTAAGGCCCGCCTAG
- a CDS encoding sugar O-acetyltransferase, with the protein MSERTEKQKMLAGELYYAGDPELQADMVATHVWLARFNASLAQSVAARREILAERLAVVGEGVDLRPPFHCDYGFNIRLGDGVFMNFNCVILDVAPVTIGDRTAVGPGVQILTADHPRDPETRRMGLEFGRPVRIGADVWIGGGALILPGVTIGDGAVIGAGAVVTRDVPAGATAVGNPARVKA; encoded by the coding sequence GTGAGCGAGCGCACCGAAAAGCAGAAGATGCTGGCCGGCGAGCTCTACTACGCCGGTGATCCTGAGTTGCAGGCCGATATGGTCGCGACCCACGTTTGGCTCGCGCGCTTCAACGCGAGCCTCGCCCAGTCGGTCGCCGCGCGCCGCGAAATCCTTGCCGAACGGCTCGCCGTTGTGGGCGAGGGAGTCGATCTGCGCCCGCCGTTCCACTGCGACTATGGCTTCAACATCCGCCTGGGCGACGGCGTCTTCATGAACTTCAACTGCGTGATCCTCGATGTGGCGCCGGTGACCATCGGTGATCGCACCGCGGTGGGTCCGGGCGTGCAGATCCTCACCGCCGATCATCCGCGCGATCCGGAGACTCGCCGCATGGGCCTGGAGTTCGGCCGGCCGGTGCGCATTGGCGCCGACGTCTGGATCGGTGGCGGCGCGTTGATCCTGCCTGGCGTGACCATCGGCGACGGAGCAGTGATCGGCGCGGGCGCTGTCGTCACCCGTGATGTGCCCGCGGGCGCGACGGCGGTCGGCAACCCGGCGCGCGTCAAGGCTTGA
- the groL gene encoding chaperonin GroEL (60 kDa chaperone family; promotes refolding of misfolded polypeptides especially under stressful conditions; forms two stacked rings of heptamers to form a barrel-shaped 14mer; ends can be capped by GroES; misfolded proteins enter the barrel where they are refolded when GroES binds), producing MAAKDVYFASDARDRMLRGVNILANAVKVTLGPKGRNVVIEKSFGAPRSTKDGVSVAKEIELADRFENLGAQLIREVASKTNDKAGDGTTTATVLAQAIVVEGLKSVAAGMNPMDLKRGVDKAVAKVVEEIRNTSRKVTSNSEIAQVGTISANGDTEVGEMIAKAMDKVGNEGVITVEEAKTAETELDVVEGMQFDRGYLSPYFITNPDKMEADLEEPLILLFEKKVSSLQPLLPVLEAVVQSGRPLLIIAEDVEGEALATLVVNKLRGGLRVAAVKAPGFGDRRKAMLEDIAILTGGQLISEDLGIKLENVSLDMLGKAKKVTIDKDNTVIVDGAGDKDGIEGRISQIKRQIEDTTSDYDKEKLQERLAKLAGGVAVIRVGGATEVEVKEKKDRVDDALNATRAAVEEGIVPGGGVALLKASKVLDGLKGDNDDQDAGIAIVRRALQAPIRQISENAGVEGSIVVSKVLENASPTFGFNAQTEEYVDLIQAGVIDPAKVVRTALQDAASVSGLLITTEAAIVEAPKKGGGAAGGMPDMGGMGGMDF from the coding sequence ATGGCTGCGAAAGACGTTTATTTCGCCTCTGACGCGCGCGACCGTATGCTGCGCGGCGTCAATATCCTCGCCAATGCGGTGAAAGTGACCCTCGGCCCCAAGGGCCGCAACGTCGTCATCGAGAAGTCGTTCGGCGCCCCGCGCTCGACCAAGGACGGCGTTTCCGTCGCCAAGGAAATCGAGCTGGCGGATCGCTTCGAGAACCTCGGCGCCCAACTGATCCGTGAAGTCGCCTCCAAGACCAACGACAAGGCCGGCGACGGCACCACGACCGCCACGGTCCTGGCCCAAGCCATTGTCGTCGAAGGCCTGAAGTCGGTGGCCGCGGGCATGAACCCGATGGACCTGAAGCGCGGCGTCGATAAGGCCGTCGCCAAGGTCGTCGAAGAGATCAGGAACACCTCGCGCAAGGTGACGAGCAATTCGGAAATCGCCCAGGTCGGCACCATCTCCGCCAACGGCGACACCGAAGTCGGCGAGATGATCGCCAAGGCGATGGACAAGGTCGGCAACGAAGGCGTCATCACCGTCGAGGAAGCCAAGACCGCCGAGACTGAACTCGACGTCGTCGAAGGCATGCAGTTCGACCGCGGCTACCTGTCGCCCTACTTCATCACCAACCCGGACAAGATGGAGGCCGATCTCGAAGAGCCCCTCATCCTGCTCTTCGAAAAGAAGGTTTCCTCGCTGCAGCCGCTGCTGCCGGTGCTGGAAGCCGTCGTTCAGTCGGGCCGTCCCCTGCTGATCATCGCTGAAGACGTCGAAGGCGAAGCCCTGGCCACCCTGGTGGTCAACAAGCTGCGCGGCGGCCTGCGGGTCGCGGCTGTCAAGGCGCCGGGCTTCGGTGATCGCCGCAAGGCGATGCTGGAAGACATCGCGATCCTGACCGGCGGTCAGCTGATCAGCGAAGACCTCGGCATCAAGCTTGAGAACGTCAGCCTCGACATGCTCGGCAAGGCCAAGAAGGTCACCATCGACAAGGACAACACCGTCATCGTCGATGGTGCGGGCGACAAGGACGGCATCGAAGGCCGCATTTCGCAGATCAAGCGTCAGATCGAGGACACCACCTCGGACTACGACAAGGAAAAGCTGCAAGAGCGTCTGGCCAAGCTGGCCGGCGGCGTGGCCGTGATCCGCGTCGGCGGCGCGACCGAAGTCGAAGTTAAGGAAAAGAAGGACCGCGTCGACGACGCCCTCAACGCGACCCGCGCGGCCGTCGAGGAAGGCATCGTTCCCGGCGGCGGCGTGGCCCTGCTGAAGGCCTCCAAGGTCCTCGACGGCCTGAAGGGCGACAACGACGACCAGGACGCGGGCATCGCCATCGTCCGTCGCGCGCTGCAGGCTCCGATCCGTCAGATCTCGGAAAACGCAGGCGTCGAAGGTTCGATCGTCGTCAGCAAGGTGCTTGAAAACGCCTCGCCGACCTTCGGCTTCAACGCCCAGACGGAAGAGTATGTCGACCTGATCCAGGCCGGCGTGATCGACCCGGCCAAGGTGGTTCGCACCGCCCTGCAGGACGCCGCCTCTGTGTCTGGCCTGCTGATCACGACGGAAGCGGCCATTGTCGAAGCGCCCAAGAAGGGCGGCGGCGCGGCCGGCGGCATGCCCGACATGGGCGGCATGGGCGGCATGGACTTCTAA
- a CDS encoding DUF4287 domain-containing protein, whose protein sequence is MSFQAYLDNIEAKTGKTPDDFRALAAEKGFTEGSTLAKGVKADQIVDWMAKDFDLGRGHAMAIYALLKGMKQVGDA, encoded by the coding sequence ATGTCTTTCCAAGCCTATCTCGACAACATCGAAGCCAAGACGGGCAAAACGCCGGACGATTTTCGAGCGCTCGCCGCCGAGAAGGGTTTCACCGAGGGTTCGACCCTCGCCAAGGGCGTAAAGGCGGACCAGATCGTCGATTGGATGGCCAAGGACTTCGATCTCGGCCGCGGCCACGCCATGGCGATCTACGCTTTGTTGAAGGGCATGAAGCAGGTGGGCGACGCTTAG
- a CDS encoding cell division protein ZapA: protein MSQVTVSVNGRPYAVGCEDGQEQHLIELSAILDKHVRSVSEAMGQLGETRLFLMGALMLADELAEAKARLASLQAEVTRLQADRSRAETRAVQALETAAKRIEKLASEE, encoded by the coding sequence ATGAGCCAGGTCACCGTCAGTGTGAACGGCCGGCCCTACGCTGTGGGCTGCGAGGACGGCCAGGAACAGCACCTGATCGAACTCTCGGCCATCCTCGACAAGCACGTCCGATCCGTCTCCGAGGCCATGGGTCAACTCGGTGAGACGCGCCTCTTCCTGATGGGCGCGCTGATGTTGGCCGACGAGCTGGCCGAGGCGAAGGCCCGACTTGCCAGTCTGCAGGCAGAGGTCACCCGCCTCCAGGCCGACCGCAGCCGCGCCGAGACGCGCGCCGTCCAGGCTCTCGAGACCGCCGCCAAGCGCATCGAGAAGCTGGCGAGCGAAGAATGA
- a CDS encoding fatty acid desaturase family protein: MLSEPPLPTLSLSRQAADLAADLMRPKAWIYWLDLCVTATVLYAALWLAMTLAAPFAWPAGLVAALALYRAISFIHELTHQRRDQLPGFHAGWNLLIGVPFLTPSFLYEGVHQLHHAKDRYGTARDPEYHPLARRPLGELAAFLGVALLAPLGVFLRFGVLAPLGFVIPPVRRFAIAKASGMVINTGFAREDFDRAARAPWLAQEIACWLWSWTLIAMVAAGVMPVRAFLIALAVFAAMTFINQLRTAVAHYWENDGEPMSFEAQFADTVNVPPPALLPVIWAPVGLRYHALHHLLPRTPYHNLGEAHRRLVAALPPGGLYDQVAQPELAPALGRLIRRARASQGA, encoded by the coding sequence GTGCTTTCCGAACCGCCGCTCCCGACCCTGAGCCTTTCGCGCCAGGCCGCCGACCTCGCCGCTGACCTGATGCGGCCAAAGGCGTGGATCTATTGGCTGGACCTCTGTGTCACCGCGACGGTGCTCTACGCCGCCCTTTGGCTGGCGATGACCCTGGCCGCGCCGTTCGCTTGGCCCGCGGGCCTCGTCGCTGCGCTCGCGCTCTACCGCGCGATCAGCTTCATACATGAACTAACCCATCAGCGCCGTGACCAGTTGCCAGGCTTCCACGCCGGCTGGAACCTCCTGATCGGCGTTCCTTTTTTGACGCCGTCGTTTCTTTACGAAGGCGTTCACCAGTTGCACCACGCCAAGGATCGCTACGGCACGGCGCGCGACCCGGAGTACCATCCCTTGGCCCGCCGGCCGCTGGGCGAGTTGGCGGCTTTCCTTGGCGTCGCTCTGCTGGCGCCGCTGGGTGTTTTCCTGCGCTTCGGAGTGCTGGCGCCGCTCGGGTTCGTCATTCCGCCGGTGCGTCGCTTCGCTATCGCCAAGGCCTCTGGCATGGTCATCAACACCGGCTTCGCCCGCGAGGACTTCGATCGAGCCGCCCGAGCGCCCTGGCTTGCCCAGGAGATCGCCTGCTGGCTCTGGAGTTGGACGTTGATCGCGATGGTGGCCGCCGGCGTCATGCCAGTGCGGGCCTTCCTGATCGCGCTCGCGGTCTTCGCGGCCATGACGTTCATCAACCAGCTGCGCACGGCGGTGGCCCACTACTGGGAGAATGACGGAGAGCCTATGAGCTTCGAGGCTCAGTTCGCCGACACGGTGAACGTGCCGCCGCCAGCGCTCTTGCCGGTGATCTGGGCGCCGGTCGGGTTGCGCTACCACGCCCTGCACCACCTGTTGCCGCGGACGCCCTATCACAACCTGGGCGAGGCCCATCGCCGGCTGGTCGCCGCCCTGCCGCCGGGCGGCCTTTACGATCAAGTGGCCCAGCCCGAACTTGCGCCGGCCCTCGGCCGGTTGATCCGACGCGCGCGCGCATCCCAGGGCGCGTGA
- a CDS encoding phage holin family protein, with translation MMRFFVRAIFAAVGLWVAAKIVPGVGYSSFPSLAAAALLLGVVNAFVRPVVFFLTLPLTLLTLGLFLLVVNAAMIGLVAVLLSGFYVDGLLAGIGAAIVTGIASWIAAALLKDGGRR, from the coding sequence CTGATGAGATTTTTCGTTCGCGCGATCTTCGCCGCTGTCGGCCTTTGGGTCGCCGCCAAGATCGTCCCCGGCGTGGGTTATTCCTCGTTCCCATCGTTGGCGGCGGCCGCGCTCCTGCTTGGCGTGGTCAACGCGTTCGTGAGGCCCGTGGTCTTCTTTCTGACCCTGCCGCTTACCCTGCTGACGCTTGGCCTGTTCCTGCTGGTCGTGAACGCCGCCATGATCGGTCTGGTCGCCGTCCTCCTGAGCGGCTTCTACGTCGATGGTCTGCTGGCTGGTATCGGCGCCGCCATCGTCACCGGCATCGCGAGCTGGATCGCCGCAGCCCTGCTGAAGGACGGCGGCCGCCGCTGA